One genomic region from Terriglobus aquaticus encodes:
- a CDS encoding APC family permease, producing MPTSAESAVTEPHGSALLDRGLSTAGALGANIIDMVGVGPFITLPLIVTAMGGPQAMLGWVLGAVLSICDGCTWSELGTAHPLAGGSYAYLREAYGARWGRLFSFLYAWQLLVSAPLSIASGCIGFAQYSGWFLPGASRWTLSALAIAACVAITLLLLQPIRRIGAVTRVLGAVVLLTLVAVIAVGFTHFSAARAFSFPPGAFHFGGAFFAGLGAGLLVSAYDYWGYYNVCFLAGELRTPQRTIPRAVLGAIAIVGTLYLLMNIATLGVLPWQELTHADAGARRYTMALLAERAFAGHAWAHGAATVAVVLVAVASLASIYGLLLGYSRIPFAAAQDGNFPAVFGRLHPRLRIPAISLVTLAGITVVCCLFRLQEVIASLVVLRILFQFLLQGVAVLLPKHRRERRLPGRFRMPLYPMPALAATGGFVFIVVSRPQIAAELRLAAIVLVTGLVAFAIRKRSGGGAQGQALATASVPD from the coding sequence GTGCCGACCTCCGCTGAATCCGCCGTTACTGAACCGCACGGAAGCGCATTGCTGGATCGCGGCCTGAGCACTGCCGGTGCGCTGGGCGCCAACATCATCGACATGGTCGGCGTGGGCCCGTTCATCACGCTGCCGCTGATCGTGACCGCGATGGGCGGGCCGCAGGCGATGCTCGGGTGGGTGCTTGGCGCGGTGCTCTCAATTTGCGATGGCTGCACGTGGAGTGAACTGGGCACGGCTCATCCGCTGGCGGGCGGATCGTACGCCTACCTGCGCGAAGCGTACGGCGCGCGCTGGGGGCGTCTGTTCAGCTTTCTATACGCGTGGCAGCTGCTGGTGTCGGCGCCGCTGTCCATCGCTTCGGGCTGCATTGGGTTTGCCCAGTACAGCGGATGGTTTTTACCGGGTGCGTCGCGCTGGACACTGTCGGCGCTGGCGATTGCGGCATGTGTTGCGATCACACTGCTGCTGCTGCAACCGATTCGGCGCATTGGCGCGGTTACGCGGGTGCTGGGCGCCGTCGTCCTGTTGACGCTTGTGGCAGTGATCGCCGTGGGCTTCACGCATTTTTCCGCTGCGCGTGCGTTCAGCTTTCCGCCGGGTGCGTTCCATTTTGGCGGAGCATTTTTCGCGGGGCTGGGCGCTGGGTTGCTGGTGAGCGCGTACGACTACTGGGGCTACTACAACGTGTGCTTCCTGGCGGGCGAGTTGCGCACGCCGCAACGCACGATTCCGCGCGCCGTGCTTGGCGCGATTGCGATTGTGGGCACGCTGTACCTCTTGATGAACATCGCGACGCTTGGTGTGTTGCCGTGGCAGGAGCTGACCCATGCGGATGCCGGCGCGCGCCGCTACACGATGGCGCTCTTGGCGGAGCGCGCCTTTGCCGGACATGCGTGGGCGCACGGCGCGGCAACGGTCGCAGTGGTGCTGGTGGCAGTGGCGTCGCTGGCGTCCATCTACGGTCTGCTGCTCGGGTATTCGCGCATCCCGTTCGCGGCGGCGCAGGACGGCAACTTTCCTGCGGTGTTCGGCCGGCTGCATCCGCGGTTGCGCATCCCGGCGATCTCGCTGGTCACGCTTGCGGGCATTACGGTGGTGTGCTGCCTGTTTCGGCTGCAGGAGGTGATTGCGTCGCTGGTAGTGCTTCGCATTCTGTTCCAGTTTCTGCTGCAGGGCGTGGCTGTGCTGTTGCCGAAGCATCGGCGTGAACGCCGGCTTCCCGGTCGCTTCCGGATGCCGCTGTATCCAATGCCAGCGCTTGCCGCCACAGGCGGATTCGTCTTTATCGTGGTGTCGCGCCCGCAGATTGCGGCAGAGCTGCGGCTGGCCGCAATCGTACTTGTGACGGGGCTGGTTGCGTTCGCGATCCGTAAGCGCAGCGGCGGTGGCGCTCAAGGCCAAGCTCTGGCGACTGCATCCGTTCCAGACTGA
- the argH gene encoding argininosuccinate lyase has product MSVPASTFPAPVYRDTVLRQVFADAQRFFLPSLLEIDLAHVLMLAKQGILSEQQAAQCLQAILELDQSAIAAAEYDGSVEDLFFLIERKLAEALGPDLAGRIHTARSRNDLDLTMYRMVLRERLLQTLEANATLRTTLLRIASEHRASILPAYTHNQPAQPTTLGHFLMAYVEVLERDAERLQACYTRVNRSPLGACAITTTGFPIDRENTAERLGFRGLITNSYGAIAAVDYLAEACSALATAMLSLGRFAQEMLLWSTAEFGFLRLSDGYVQISSIMPQKRNPVPLEHVRVLASRALTEAQAVLGTLHNTPFADMNDSEDSLQPLVALAFADAHRATTLLAGALSEATFHTERMRERASRSFLTVTELADTLVRRGGISFHQAHGMVSAAVRRATSDDPKALAQDVHQQAIAAGLTLALPELLQALDPEYFVAVRSIPGGPAAVALDPELDRAQAQQEHDEGWIDTERAHLARTSEALFREARRLAGLATDGVAGA; this is encoded by the coding sequence TTGTCTGTTCCCGCTTCCACGTTTCCGGCGCCGGTTTACCGTGACACCGTTCTGCGGCAGGTGTTCGCGGACGCGCAGCGCTTCTTTCTGCCGTCGCTGCTGGAGATCGACCTGGCCCATGTGCTGATGCTGGCCAAGCAGGGCATCCTTAGCGAGCAGCAGGCGGCGCAATGCCTGCAAGCCATCCTTGAACTGGATCAGAGCGCGATTGCTGCGGCGGAGTACGACGGCTCCGTGGAAGATCTGTTCTTCCTGATCGAGCGAAAGCTTGCGGAGGCGCTCGGGCCCGATCTTGCAGGGCGCATTCACACGGCGCGCTCGCGCAATGATCTGGACCTGACGATGTATCGCATGGTGCTGCGCGAGCGGCTGCTGCAAACGCTGGAAGCCAACGCAACGCTTCGCACAACACTGCTGCGGATTGCGTCGGAACACCGCGCGAGCATCCTGCCCGCGTACACGCACAACCAGCCCGCGCAGCCGACCACGCTGGGACATTTTCTGATGGCGTACGTCGAGGTGCTGGAGCGCGATGCGGAAAGGCTGCAGGCCTGCTACACGCGGGTGAACCGGTCGCCGCTGGGCGCGTGCGCCATCACCACCACGGGCTTTCCAATCGACCGCGAGAACACGGCGGAGCGCCTTGGATTTCGCGGTCTGATCACCAACAGCTATGGCGCGATTGCAGCGGTGGATTACCTGGCGGAAGCCTGCAGCGCACTGGCCACGGCAATGCTTTCGCTGGGCCGTTTCGCGCAGGAGATGCTGCTGTGGTCGACGGCGGAATTCGGCTTCTTGCGGCTGAGTGACGGCTATGTGCAGATCAGCAGCATTATGCCGCAGAAGCGCAACCCTGTTCCGCTGGAGCATGTGCGCGTGCTGGCCTCGCGCGCGCTTACCGAGGCGCAAGCCGTGCTGGGCACGCTGCACAACACACCGTTCGCGGACATGAACGACAGCGAAGATTCGCTGCAGCCGCTGGTGGCCCTGGCGTTTGCCGATGCGCACCGCGCCACCACGCTGCTGGCGGGAGCACTGAGCGAAGCGACGTTCCACACGGAACGCATGCGCGAGCGAGCTTCGCGCAGCTTCCTGACAGTGACTGAGCTTGCCGATACGCTCGTGCGGCGCGGCGGCATCAGCTTTCACCAAGCGCATGGCATGGTGAGTGCCGCGGTTCGCCGCGCAACGAGCGACGACCCAAAGGCGCTCGCGCAGGACGTACACCAGCAGGCGATAGCGGCGGGCCTCACCCTAGCGCTGCCGGAGCTATTGCAAGCGCTCGATCCGGAGTACTTCGTAGCCGTGCGCAGCATTCCGGGCGGGCCTGCGGCGGTTGCGCTGGACCCGGAACTGGATCGCGCTCAGGCGCAGCAGGAGCACGATGAAGGATGGATCGACACGGAGCGGGCGCACCTGGCCCGCACGTCGGAGGCGCTGTTCCGAGAGGCGCGGCGGCTTGCAGGCCTCGCCACAGACGGAGTGGCAGGGGCATAG
- a CDS encoding TonB-dependent receptor, whose product MKHTFLPIALSAVLLAAPAPALLAQANAINGTLRGTITDAAGAPVPGATVTIKNLNNGFTRELTTNDDGRYVAPDLPLGDYTVTANAPSFAPLTQAGIHLDAGTDLSLNETLKAGSVATTVEVSADAPLLEVTRTDLGRTISSVETQNLPLTSRNPYNFILFQPGVTGHPNAENGVPRTLNTNGLVDRVNYQLDGMVDTESDRYGLRLFAISDSYTDTVQTISNGFNPEFGNTAGIIYNVITPAGTNNLHGAVQYIWRPKAASSCPMGQNCVPGTAGYQPKPNLHVDDLVGRLGGPVVRNRFFLFGAYEHLKRGNPQANTVTLANQAALIALGVPASDFNTAPQVQRAQWVDVRGDFILNSKNNGFVRYNYFRNNYPFNTNVGGQFLLSAESDFQDRAHIIGAQLVSTLTPNLLNEFRGSWPYRNQQHFAGSATGPGPMITISGVVSGFGGTNAAGDKYQEKIPSFNDNISLNRGAHAFKFGVSFQKNNDTQLADVYTQYTFPTLAAYAAAKNGTNRFSYSTIAASIGKPGAGYQTVFFGFFAQDTWALTQKLSATYGVRYDQYRAPNGIANAPLAETRSFRVPMANFAPRLGLAYNAQPGLVLRLSGGLYYEATPTNSYYNPLYSNGLTNTGNLITSLTPSSGVAFPGTFSAANQAQFPTPTPYALTSRFKNEYTWNVDAQVEQQLAKGDSLRIGYVLSNGRNLQFLRNSNLINPTSFLADGRPVYSTAVNANTRANPAFNAISYIDIGNNSSYHALIAAYNHRFSAGLTSSANFAWSHAIDNTPEGNTYEFSNFIEDPSNPRRDRGNSSINRPIGFNTSTVYQPTTHFANKYVRGLFNDNNFALLVNATSGDQQNLVTGTLLNNDPRSGGQQRPLFVARNTLRTPKIVQADLRYTRTFVTIAERVKPQIFVEANNLLNRSNFTTINTNATVNAAGVITGQPSLLPVSSVLEARILQFGARIDF is encoded by the coding sequence ATGAAGCACACGTTTCTTCCCATTGCCCTTTCCGCCGTTCTGCTGGCGGCACCCGCGCCGGCGCTGCTGGCCCAGGCCAACGCAATCAACGGCACGCTGCGCGGCACCATTACGGATGCGGCTGGAGCTCCCGTGCCCGGCGCGACGGTGACGATCAAAAACCTGAACAACGGCTTTACGCGCGAGCTGACGACGAACGACGACGGCCGCTACGTGGCGCCGGATCTGCCGCTGGGCGATTACACCGTGACCGCGAATGCGCCGTCGTTTGCGCCGCTGACGCAGGCAGGCATTCACCTGGACGCGGGCACCGACCTGTCGCTGAACGAGACGCTGAAGGCTGGCTCCGTTGCGACAACGGTTGAGGTTTCGGCGGATGCTCCGCTGCTGGAGGTGACGCGCACGGACCTGGGCCGGACGATCAGCTCCGTGGAGACGCAGAACCTGCCGCTGACGTCGCGCAACCCGTATAACTTCATCCTGTTCCAGCCTGGTGTGACGGGGCACCCGAATGCGGAGAACGGTGTGCCGCGCACGCTGAACACCAACGGCCTGGTGGACCGCGTGAACTACCAGCTGGACGGCATGGTGGATACCGAGTCGGATCGCTACGGGCTGCGCCTGTTTGCGATCAGCGATAGCTATACCGACACGGTGCAGACCATCAGCAACGGCTTCAATCCTGAGTTTGGCAACACGGCCGGCATCATCTACAACGTGATCACGCCGGCGGGCACCAACAACCTGCACGGCGCCGTGCAGTACATCTGGCGGCCCAAGGCGGCCAGCAGCTGCCCCATGGGCCAGAACTGCGTGCCGGGCACCGCGGGCTACCAGCCCAAGCCGAATCTGCATGTCGACGATCTGGTAGGACGGCTGGGTGGACCCGTGGTTCGCAACCGCTTCTTCCTGTTTGGAGCGTACGAGCACCTGAAGCGCGGCAACCCGCAGGCGAACACGGTGACGCTGGCGAACCAGGCCGCGCTAATCGCGCTGGGTGTGCCGGCGAGCGACTTCAATACAGCTCCGCAGGTGCAGCGCGCCCAGTGGGTCGACGTGCGTGGCGACTTTATCCTGAACAGCAAGAACAACGGCTTTGTGCGCTACAACTACTTCCGCAACAACTACCCGTTCAACACCAACGTGGGCGGCCAGTTCTTGTTGAGCGCGGAGTCCGACTTCCAGGACCGTGCGCACATTATCGGTGCGCAACTGGTGAGCACGCTGACGCCGAACCTGCTGAACGAGTTCCGCGGATCTTGGCCGTACCGCAACCAGCAGCACTTTGCGGGCTCTGCCACCGGACCTGGACCGATGATTACGATCAGCGGCGTGGTGTCCGGCTTTGGTGGAACGAACGCTGCGGGCGATAAGTACCAGGAAAAAATCCCGTCCTTCAACGACAACATTTCGCTGAACCGCGGAGCGCATGCGTTCAAGTTCGGCGTGAGCTTCCAGAAGAACAACGACACGCAGTTGGCGGACGTGTATACGCAGTACACGTTCCCGACTCTGGCGGCCTATGCCGCGGCGAAGAACGGCACGAATCGGTTCTCGTACTCCACGATCGCTGCGTCGATCGGCAAGCCGGGTGCTGGGTACCAGACGGTGTTCTTCGGATTCTTTGCGCAGGACACGTGGGCGCTCACGCAGAAGCTTTCCGCGACCTACGGCGTGCGCTATGACCAGTACCGCGCTCCCAACGGCATTGCCAATGCGCCGCTGGCGGAGACGCGCAGCTTCCGCGTTCCCATGGCGAACTTCGCGCCGCGCCTGGGCCTGGCCTACAACGCGCAGCCCGGGCTGGTGCTGCGCTTGAGCGGCGGTCTGTACTACGAGGCGACGCCGACGAACAGCTACTACAACCCGCTGTACTCGAACGGCCTGACCAACACCGGCAACCTGATCACGTCGCTCACGCCCAGCTCCGGCGTTGCGTTTCCGGGTACGTTCAGCGCGGCGAACCAGGCACAGTTCCCCACGCCGACACCGTACGCGCTCACTTCGCGGTTCAAGAATGAGTACACCTGGAATGTGGACGCGCAGGTGGAGCAGCAATTGGCCAAGGGTGACTCGCTGCGCATCGGCTACGTGTTGAGCAACGGCCGCAACCTGCAGTTTCTGCGCAACAGCAACCTGATCAATCCGACCAGCTTTCTGGCCGACGGACGGCCGGTATACAGCACCGCGGTGAATGCGAACACGCGCGCCAATCCTGCCTTCAACGCGATCAGCTACATCGACATCGGCAACAACTCCAGCTATCACGCGCTGATCGCGGCGTACAACCACCGGTTCTCCGCAGGCCTGACCTCGTCGGCGAACTTCGCGTGGTCTCACGCGATCGACAACACCCCCGAAGGCAACACCTACGAGTTTTCGAACTTTATCGAGGACCCGAGCAATCCCCGGCGCGATCGCGGGAACAGCTCGATCAACCGGCCGATCGGGTTCAACACTTCGACGGTGTACCAGCCCACCACACACTTTGCGAACAAGTATGTTCGCGGACTGTTCAACGACAACAACTTTGCGCTGCTGGTGAACGCAACTAGCGGCGACCAGCAGAACCTGGTCACGGGCACGCTGCTGAACAACGACCCGCGCTCGGGCGGCCAGCAGCGTCCGCTCTTTGTGGCGCGCAACACGCTGCGCACGCCCAAGATCGTGCAGGCTGACCTGCGCTACACGCGTACTTTCGTGACCATCGCGGAACGCGTGAAGCCGCAGATTTTTGTGGAAGCGAACAACCTGCTGAACCGCAGCAACTTCACCACGATCAACACGAATGCCACGGTGAACGCGGCCGGTGTGATCACGGGGCAGCCTTCGCTGCTGCCGGTGAGCAGTGTTCTGGAAGCGCGCATTCTGCAGTTTGGTGCGCGTATCGACTTCTAA
- a CDS encoding ROK family protein, with protein MASRILKTMRRTGGKHTVAPRLPMRAEAARPSQLRESNCRLLLNLLRGNSPCSKADLVRKSGLSATTVSVSIAHMTRLGLIEDLGDGESSGGRPPSLLRFNSSHGLVAGADVGGTRLRMMLADLNGTPVAHWATHLNERQKTPRTIVSLMQTGIREMMQQTDVSARVLHLTVGAPGITDVDHGVVLAAPNLQGWTEFPMRALVEREMKISCTVENDVNLAALGEQYRGEAQGVDDFIFIALGTGVGAGIFLRGALHHGADWTAGEIGYLPVYGMPREPVRLEETGQLERAIGGAGVEAMWQKALRRERRAAKADLMRLHAPEVFDLADEGHTLALEVTTETARILADAIGTLSLLYNPQLVVLGGGVGAHRTLCSATEAFLRENEFAQPKLRASSLGPEAQLFGAVSLSLSAAEAGLLC; from the coding sequence TTGGCAAGCCGAATTCTCAAGACGATGCGCCGCACAGGCGGCAAACACACCGTGGCTCCGCGGTTGCCGATGCGCGCGGAGGCGGCGCGGCCGTCGCAGTTGCGTGAGTCGAACTGCCGCCTGCTGCTGAACCTTCTGCGCGGCAACAGCCCTTGCTCGAAGGCCGACCTGGTGCGGAAGTCCGGCCTGTCTGCGACCACGGTTTCCGTGTCGATCGCGCACATGACGAGGCTGGGGCTGATCGAAGATCTGGGCGATGGCGAGAGCTCTGGTGGCCGGCCGCCGAGCCTGTTGCGATTCAATAGCAGCCATGGGCTGGTGGCGGGTGCGGATGTGGGTGGAACCCGGCTGCGGATGATGCTGGCGGACCTGAACGGGACGCCGGTGGCGCATTGGGCGACGCACCTGAACGAACGGCAGAAGACACCGCGGACCATCGTGTCGCTGATGCAGACCGGCATTCGCGAGATGATGCAGCAGACCGACGTTTCAGCGCGCGTGCTGCACCTGACCGTAGGCGCGCCGGGCATTACCGACGTGGACCATGGCGTGGTGCTGGCCGCGCCGAACCTGCAGGGGTGGACTGAATTCCCGATGCGCGCTCTGGTGGAGCGCGAGATGAAGATCTCCTGCACGGTCGAGAATGATGTGAACCTGGCGGCGCTTGGCGAGCAGTACCGGGGCGAAGCGCAAGGCGTGGATGATTTCATCTTTATCGCGCTGGGAACGGGCGTGGGTGCGGGCATCTTTCTGCGCGGAGCGCTGCACCACGGTGCGGATTGGACCGCTGGCGAGATCGGCTACCTGCCGGTGTACGGCATGCCTCGCGAACCGGTGCGGCTGGAAGAGACAGGGCAACTGGAGCGCGCGATCGGCGGCGCCGGCGTGGAAGCGATGTGGCAGAAGGCGCTGCGACGCGAGCGGCGCGCGGCCAAGGCTGACTTGATGCGGCTGCACGCACCCGAGGTGTTCGACCTGGCCGATGAGGGTCATACGCTGGCGCTGGAAGTGACCACGGAGACGGCGCGCATCCTGGCCGACGCGATTGGAACGCTGTCGCTGCTGTACAACCCGCAGCTTGTGGTTCTGGGTGGCGGCGTGGGCGCGCACCGCACGTTGTGCTCGGCCACGGAAGCGTTTCTGCGGGAAAACGAATTCGCTCAACCCAAGCTGCGGGCTTCGTCGCTTGGGCCCGAAGCACAGTTATTTGGCGCAGTGTCGCTGTCGTTGTCGGCCGCGGAGGCCGGCCTGCTCTGTTGA
- a CDS encoding PIG-L family deacetylase gives MKQMRQHLLGQGVRKRVATIALAAVSSSCLPIPAQQSSATPSATVPWRQQQDAYAEPLPFDRGAAGLAQSLRKLSTRASLIQINAHPDDEDGGMLSYESRAVGADVSLLALNRGEGGQNVMTGDFWDALGILRTQEHLQANHFYGDHLYYTRVADFGFSKTLEEALAQWGHDRVLEDVVRVVRTVRPMVVTSVFAGYVSDGHGHHQTAGVMAQEVFKAAADPKMFPDQIKEGLRPWAPLKVYARVPFARVTEKGIFDYATGKWEPVVFKNYVTGEVMHQVPAATIEVPEGTYDPSLGESYFQLAREGLNEQKSQNGGVGRPPAGQFDSPYHLYATRVEGGHPPAHEQSFFDGIDTTLPGIADYLQGAEAGSAREKLQGIAQQVSDASAAFDARHPERCAPALGRGLQQTRALILDLQQPNESDGRYNAIHELQLKQVQFEQALNQALGIQLLAVVQPQGVDAARIGPFGPTDAASAAAGSPFASTTVIPGQSFAVSVHVADQGAVPVQVESVRLTPTAGDWKLTDQSPALNSLPAGTAADVLFSATVPQDAPITEPYFSRPTLEQSFYDIHDGRYLTLPTMPYPLSAHLTYTYNGVAVTAQEVVQTARRETGLGIALNPLLVAPAISVRVTPPAGVMPLSATTLPLDVIVHSSVKGPATGTVALKLPAGWRSEPATATFSTSRDNEDVHLQFQVDPHGVQAKQYLISAIATSGGKQFTQGFYTIGWPGIRPYPLYSPAAYRATGVDVKTAPSLRVAYVMGPGDDVPQSLENLGIHVTELSSSDLAGADLSGYDVILLGIRTYAARPELRVLNNRLLDYVKNGGVVISQYQTAEYDRNYAPYPLSVPGDAEKVVEEKGEVKITAPADPVLNWPNAITLRDFDGWVEERGHGFLRSYDAHYTAPVEMHDAGQDPQTGGLVYAQYGKGYYVYLAFAFFREMPEGVPGSYRIMANLLSIGKNPKLPH, from the coding sequence ATGAAGCAAATGCGGCAACACCTGCTGGGGCAGGGAGTACGAAAGCGAGTTGCAACCATCGCTTTAGCGGCTGTGTCTTCGTCGTGCCTGCCCATCCCGGCACAGCAAAGCTCTGCAACCCCGTCCGCGACCGTTCCCTGGCGGCAGCAGCAGGACGCCTACGCCGAACCGCTGCCTTTTGATCGCGGTGCAGCAGGCCTCGCGCAGAGCCTGCGCAAGCTAAGCACCCGCGCCAGCCTCATCCAGATCAACGCGCATCCCGACGACGAAGACGGCGGCATGCTCAGCTATGAGAGCCGCGCCGTGGGTGCCGACGTTTCTCTGCTTGCGCTCAATCGTGGCGAAGGCGGCCAGAATGTGATGACCGGAGACTTCTGGGACGCCCTCGGCATCCTGCGCACCCAGGAACATCTGCAGGCCAATCACTTCTACGGCGACCATCTCTACTACACGCGCGTCGCCGACTTCGGTTTTTCGAAGACGCTCGAGGAAGCTCTCGCGCAGTGGGGACACGACCGCGTTCTCGAAGACGTCGTGCGCGTCGTTCGCACCGTCCGTCCCATGGTGGTGACCAGCGTCTTCGCTGGCTATGTGTCAGACGGTCACGGCCATCACCAGACCGCGGGTGTCATGGCGCAAGAGGTCTTCAAAGCCGCTGCCGATCCGAAGATGTTCCCCGACCAGATCAAGGAGGGCTTACGGCCTTGGGCACCACTCAAGGTGTACGCTCGAGTACCCTTTGCACGGGTCACGGAGAAAGGCATCTTCGACTACGCCACCGGCAAGTGGGAACCGGTCGTCTTCAAGAACTACGTCACCGGCGAAGTGATGCACCAGGTGCCTGCGGCCACCATCGAGGTGCCCGAGGGAACCTATGACCCATCGCTCGGCGAAAGCTACTTCCAGTTGGCCCGCGAGGGTCTGAACGAGCAGAAATCGCAGAACGGCGGTGTGGGACGCCCGCCCGCCGGTCAGTTCGATTCGCCCTACCACCTCTACGCGACTCGCGTCGAAGGTGGCCATCCACCCGCGCACGAGCAGAGCTTCTTTGACGGTATTGACACCACCTTGCCCGGCATCGCGGACTACCTGCAGGGCGCGGAAGCAGGCAGCGCGCGGGAGAAGCTGCAGGGCATTGCGCAACAGGTTTCCGATGCGTCCGCCGCCTTCGATGCACGGCATCCCGAGCGTTGCGCACCGGCGCTGGGGCGCGGCCTGCAGCAGACCCGGGCGCTGATCCTCGATCTGCAACAGCCGAACGAGAGCGACGGCCGCTACAACGCCATCCACGAGCTCCAGCTCAAGCAGGTGCAGTTTGAGCAGGCGCTCAACCAGGCGCTCGGCATCCAGTTGCTCGCGGTCGTCCAGCCCCAGGGTGTCGATGCCGCGCGCATCGGACCCTTCGGCCCAACGGACGCCGCCAGTGCGGCCGCCGGCAGTCCGTTTGCCTCCACCACCGTCATCCCCGGCCAAAGTTTCGCGGTCAGCGTGCACGTCGCCGACCAGGGCGCTGTGCCGGTTCAAGTAGAAAGCGTGCGCCTCACTCCAACCGCCGGCGACTGGAAGCTGACCGACCAGAGCCCCGCGCTCAACAGCCTGCCTGCAGGCACTGCGGCCGACGTTCTGTTCAGCGCCACCGTTCCGCAGGACGCTCCCATCACCGAGCCCTACTTCTCGCGCCCCACCCTCGAACAGAGCTTCTACGACATCCACGACGGCCGCTATCTCACGCTGCCGACTATGCCGTACCCGCTCTCAGCGCACCTCACCTATACCTACAACGGCGTCGCCGTCACCGCGCAGGAGGTGGTGCAGACTGCGCGGCGCGAAACGGGCCTTGGCATCGCGTTGAATCCGCTGCTGGTCGCTCCCGCCATCAGCGTGCGCGTGACTCCGCCCGCAGGCGTCATGCCGCTCAGTGCAACCACGCTTCCGCTGGACGTGATCGTTCACAGCAGCGTCAAGGGACCGGCAACCGGTACGGTCGCTCTGAAGCTGCCTGCTGGATGGCGCTCCGAACCGGCAACTGCCACTTTCTCCACCTCCCGTGATAACGAGGATGTACATCTGCAGTTCCAAGTCGATCCTCACGGCGTGCAAGCCAAACAGTACTTGATCTCCGCAATCGCCACCTCGGGCGGCAAGCAGTTTACGCAGGGCTTCTACACTATCGGCTGGCCGGGCATCCGTCCCTACCCGCTCTACTCACCCGCCGCATACCGCGCAACCGGCGTAGACGTGAAGACCGCTCCCAGCCTGCGCGTCGCGTATGTCATGGGTCCCGGCGACGATGTTCCTCAGTCGCTGGAAAACCTCGGCATCCACGTCACAGAGCTCAGCTCGAGCGACCTGGCAGGCGCCGACTTGAGCGGGTACGACGTGATCCTGCTCGGCATCCGCACCTACGCCGCTCGGCCGGAACTGCGCGTGCTCAACAATCGCCTGCTCGACTACGTGAAGAACGGCGGCGTCGTCATCAGCCAGTACCAGACCGCGGAGTACGACCGCAACTACGCGCCCTATCCGCTCAGCGTCCCCGGCGACGCGGAAAAGGTCGTCGAGGAAAAAGGCGAAGTGAAGATCACGGCGCCTGCGGATCCCGTTCTGAACTGGCCGAACGCGATAACCCTTCGCGACTTCGACGGCTGGGTGGAGGAGCGCGGTCACGGCTTCCTGCGCAGCTACGACGCGCACTACACCGCGCCCGTAGAGATGCACGACGCCGGTCAGGATCCCCAAACCGGCGGCCTCGTCTATGCCCAGTACGGCAAGGGCTACTACGTCTATCTCGCCTTTGCCTTCTTCCGCGAAATGCCCGAAGGCGTACCCGGCAGCTATCGCATCATGGCCAACCTGCTCAGCATCGGCAAGAATCCGAAGCTGCCGCACTAG